From the genome of Planctomycetota bacterium, one region includes:
- the gatE gene encoding Glu-tRNA(Gln) amidotransferase subunit GatE codes for MAKIDYNDIGFYQSLGFKSGVEIHQQILTKKKTFCHCPAGKYSKTHDAEVLRHMRPTLSELGEYDGCALMEFKTKKNVVYCLNRESVCTYEMDDTPPFLVNREGLDIVIELALMLNCSIVDELHIARKQYLDGSIPTGFQRTAVVGINGWIPYKDRRINISHVCYEEDACRQISNIGHTIKFRTDRLGMPLIEIITQAEMRTPEEMREVVREISRLIRTSGKLRRGIGSVRQDVNGSIAGGSRVEIKGVPQINWIPRLLHTEAIRQKELLDIKKILSEKGVSEKSLKTVKADLTEALSKTKSNIMRENLEKGNAIGGIKLPKLGGIFNHPTQTGGHTSCKLIGRPRTPLLRGEWGKTFADEVAGRLRVIACLDNMPNFFHTDKYPKYPGSDKDLAIIKKKLGLKKGDLGALVWGSKQDVETALNEVRLRVVDAINGVPNETRQPFKNGITDFERILPGPNRMYPDTDSPPVKITPEMVQKIRANIKEPPSQKERRYTALGLPYQIARDLSVSPRANLMDKLIKDKNVSKVLAGATLTQTLKHLEHKGISVEKIKDESIIEIFSLYSKGKFYKEAIPVILEKLRANPSAKVKDIISKNKLIALPESKTKAVVATAIKKSRFKAYSKTSDNLLAKKTLFYAGKIMKTYRGRIKGDSLIPAIMEKLPAK; via the coding sequence ATGGCAAAGATTGATTATAACGACATCGGATTTTACCAGTCGCTCGGATTCAAAAGCGGGGTGGAAATCCACCAGCAGATTCTTACCAAGAAAAAGACTTTCTGCCATTGCCCGGCGGGCAAGTATTCCAAGACGCACGACGCGGAAGTCCTGCGCCATATGCGACCGACCCTTTCGGAACTGGGCGAATACGACGGCTGCGCCCTGATGGAATTCAAGACCAAAAAGAACGTCGTCTACTGCCTCAACCGGGAATCGGTCTGCACCTATGAAATGGACGATACTCCCCCATTCCTGGTCAATAGGGAAGGGCTTGATATCGTCATCGAGCTCGCGCTCATGCTAAATTGCAGTATCGTTGACGAACTGCATATAGCGAGGAAGCAATACCTCGATGGCAGCATCCCGACCGGCTTCCAGCGGACGGCCGTGGTCGGCATCAACGGATGGATTCCTTACAAAGACCGCCGGATAAATATCAGCCACGTCTGTTATGAAGAAGACGCCTGCCGTCAGATAAGCAATATCGGGCACACCATCAAGTTCCGGACGGACCGGCTGGGCATGCCCTTGATAGAAATCATCACGCAGGCGGAAATGAGGACACCGGAAGAGATGCGCGAGGTCGTCCGGGAAATCAGCCGCCTGATAAGGACGAGCGGAAAACTGCGCCGCGGCATCGGTTCGGTCAGGCAGGATGTCAACGGCAGTATCGCCGGCGGCAGCCGGGTGGAAATAAAGGGCGTCCCGCAGATAAACTGGATTCCGCGCCTCCTGCATACCGAGGCAATCAGGCAAAAGGAATTATTGGATATAAAAAAGATACTGTCGGAAAAAGGCGTATCCGAGAAATCACTTAAAACCGTTAAAGCTGATTTAACGGAAGCGCTCTCCAAGACGAAATCGAATATTATGAGAGAGAACCTGGAAAAAGGCAATGCCATCGGCGGAATAAAGCTCCCCAAACTGGGCGGTATATTCAATCATCCGACACAGACAGGCGGTCATACTAGCTGCAAATTAATCGGCCGTCCCCGAACCCCGCTACTGCGGGGGGAGTGGGGCAAAACCTTCGCGGATGAAGTTGCCGGGCGTTTACGCGTAATCGCCTGCCTGGATAACATGCCGAATTTCTTCCATACGGATAAATACCCCAAATACCCGGGTTCGGATAAAGACCTGGCTATCATAAAAAAGAAATTGGGATTGAAGAAAGGCGACCTCGGCGCGCTCGTCTGGGGAAGCAAGCAGGATGTGGAAACCGCGCTGAACGAGGTAAGGCTGCGCGTCGTGGACGCGATTAACGGGGTGCCGAACGAAACCCGCCAGCCATTTAAGAACGGCATCACGGATTTTGAAAGGATACTGCCCGGCCCGAACCGGATGTATCCGGATACGGATTCGCCCCCGGTAAAAATAACGCCGGAAATGGTCCAAAAAATACGGGCAAATATCAAGGAACCGCCATCACAAAAAGAAAGGCGCTATACGGCGCTGGGGCTCCCCTACCAGATTGCGCGCGATTTATCGGTCTCTCCGCGGGCGAATTTAATGGATAAACTTATTAAAGACAAGAATGTAAGTAAAGTCCTTGCCGGAGCGACGCTTACCCAGACATTGAAGCATCTCGAGCATAAAGGAATATCCGTTGAGAAGATAAAAGACGAATCCATTATTGAAATATTCTCTCTTTACTCCAAAGGCAAATTCTATAAGGAAGCGATTCCGGTGATACTGGAAAAGCTCAGGGCTAATCCTTCGGCAAAAGTCAAAGACATCATATCCAAGAATAAACTTATCGCACTGCCTGAGTCAAAGACAAAGGCGGTTGTGGCGACGGC